The Pseudoalteromonas spongiae UST010723-006 genome window below encodes:
- a CDS encoding DUF417 family protein: protein MKESSNKVIVGALLGVSGLLMGISTLLIGQDLSLQRVLDFYLLDGVMSSRYASLLAGFAFLAMAILALLSIKKRKYQSVLSAFLLVISIAPLLTLLDSSRWIADLGGFPAIGSGQGIIKYAALLALAIHFIYADKMTLRQQHVLQLFPVVLVLLWIGGMKFTLLEAQGIEDLVRSSPLMSWMYSIWSVQTASNIIGVYDLVALSLLILSLQFKRLLLPGIAMAGAVMLTTQTFLFTWPAALSGETLLTSGGQFLIKDLWFIANLVLYYYLNNSDENTR, encoded by the coding sequence ATGAAAGAAAGCAGCAATAAAGTAATTGTTGGCGCATTGCTTGGCGTTTCCGGTTTATTAATGGGGATCAGCACCTTGCTGATTGGACAAGATTTAAGTTTACAGCGCGTGCTGGATTTTTATTTGCTCGATGGCGTGATGAGTTCGCGCTATGCAAGTTTGCTAGCGGGTTTTGCATTTTTGGCTATGGCTATTCTTGCTTTGTTGAGTATAAAAAAGCGTAAATACCAAAGTGTTTTATCTGCTTTTTTACTCGTTATTAGCATAGCGCCGTTACTCACATTACTGGACAGTAGTCGTTGGATTGCTGATTTAGGCGGTTTTCCGGCGATTGGTTCTGGGCAAGGGATCATTAAGTATGCTGCGTTGTTGGCACTTGCAATTCACTTTATTTACGCCGATAAAATGACACTTCGTCAACAGCACGTTTTACAGCTATTTCCTGTTGTATTGGTGCTGTTATGGATTGGAGGCATGAAGTTTACTTTGCTTGAGGCGCAAGGCATTGAAGATCTGGTTCGTTCGTCGCCATTAATGAGTTGGATGTATTCAATTTGGTCTGTGCAAACCGCTTCAAATATTATTGGGGTTTACGACCTTGTTGCACTTAGTCTATTAATTTTATCTCTGCAATTTAAGCGTTTATTATTACCAGGTATTGCCATGGCAGGGGCTGTAATGCTAACAACACAAACATTTTTGTTTACATGGCCGGCAGCGTTATCGGGCGAGACCTTACTCACATCGGGTGGGCAGTTTTTAATTAAAGACTTATGGTTTATCGCAAATCTCGTATTGTATTATTATTTGAATAATAGTGATGAAAATACACGTTAG
- a CDS encoding helix-turn-helix domain-containing protein, which yields MKINAAHLKSLRESRCWSQQALSEFSGLSLRTIQRIEAKSVASKESIKCLAAVYEVPVQSLCVSDLSISESSAEIDDEQVQKRSTQRTSQLKRMYIQFAFVFACHMFGFVGIFFAYDEQRIDSETFQVLKNSLSIVLVFSALYFMFHAYKLKRKLGIGSSEI from the coding sequence TTGAAAATAAACGCTGCGCATTTGAAGTCGCTCAGAGAATCTCGATGTTGGTCGCAACAAGCGCTGTCGGAATTCTCAGGCTTAAGTTTACGTACAATACAGAGAATTGAAGCAAAATCGGTTGCATCGAAAGAAAGCATTAAATGCTTGGCGGCGGTGTACGAGGTACCGGTGCAATCACTGTGTGTTAGTGACTTATCAATAAGCGAGTCTTCAGCGGAAATAGATGACGAACAAGTACAAAAACGAAGTACACAGCGCACTTCACAGTTAAAGCGAATGTATATTCAATTTGCGTTTGTATTTGCCTGTCACATGTTTGGTTTTGTAGGCATTTTCTTCGCGTATGACGAGCAACGAATTGATAGTGAAACGTTTCAAGTGTTGAAGAATAGCTTGTCAATTGTATTGGTCTTTTCTGCCCTTTATTTTATGTTTCATGCGTACAAGTTGAAGCGAAAATTAGGCATTGGTTCATCTGAAATTTAA
- a CDS encoding serine aminopeptidase domain-containing protein: MASFVKQEIKISCEDNYVLAATAYLPDNVKAAVVIGPATGIKRQFYNAFAEYLAGNDFGVLTYDNRGIGQSIDGDIASHTASLQCWGQLDKPAAISCLQQLFPNTSYHLVGHSAGGQLIGLAKNATELSSIFNFASSSGQLRNMKLKDQFKSHFFMNMFIPFSNMVFGYTKSQWFGMGEPLPKQVAKQWQTWCNGSGYVKTAFNKTVFTHYYNELAMPALWVNAVDDFIATYENVRDMMSVCPNLAANTLTLSPADHNLNEIGHMKFFSRRANTLWPIALDWLNSHA; this comes from the coding sequence ATGGCGAGCTTTGTTAAACAAGAAATTAAAATTAGTTGTGAAGATAATTATGTATTAGCCGCGACAGCTTATTTACCTGATAATGTAAAAGCAGCGGTTGTTATTGGGCCGGCTACCGGTATAAAACGTCAGTTCTATAATGCGTTTGCAGAATATTTAGCAGGCAATGACTTTGGCGTTTTAACGTATGATAATCGTGGTATTGGGCAATCAATTGATGGTGATATTGCGTCGCATACCGCGAGCTTACAATGTTGGGGGCAATTAGATAAACCTGCCGCCATTTCATGCTTACAGCAGTTATTTCCAAATACTTCGTACCATTTAGTTGGCCACAGCGCCGGTGGTCAGCTTATTGGCCTTGCCAAAAATGCGACCGAATTAAGTTCAATATTCAATTTTGCAAGCTCGTCAGGGCAACTGCGCAATATGAAACTGAAAGATCAGTTTAAATCACATTTTTTCATGAATATGTTTATTCCGTTTTCAAACATGGTATTTGGTTATACGAAATCCCAATGGTTTGGCATGGGAGAGCCATTGCCAAAACAGGTTGCGAAGCAATGGCAAACTTGGTGTAACGGTAGTGGATATGTAAAAACTGCATTTAATAAAACAGTTTTTACGCATTACTACAACGAACTTGCTATGCCAGCGTTATGGGTCAATGCCGTAGATGACTTTATTGCGACCTATGAGAATGTGCGCGATATGATGTCGGTTTGCCCCAACTTAGCGGCAAACACACTGACGTTGTCGCCAGCCGATCATAATTTAAACGAAATTGGCCATATGAAGTTTTTTAGTCGTCGCGCCAACACATTGTGGCCAATTGCGCTCGATTGGTTGAATTCACATGCTTAA
- a CDS encoding LysR family transcriptional regulator, producing MDSFEGIFEFVAVAESGGFSAAAKKLGCSTSHISRQVSRLEERLGSRLLARTTRQISLTENGEFYYQQCKYLVNGLQQANEQVTQQQYQLNGTLRVSAAGGFAENFVAPALMTFAKDHPELSIDIDFNSRMVNFIEDGIDFAIRYGELNDSNLIARKLISRSMMLVASPDYLAKYGTPNHPNQLKSHRCILANSDHWTFNIDGIKQSIKVSGNWQSNNSNVVLDACEQGLGIAYMPDSTFTKSIKQKKLVPILAPYCITGATSWIVYQNKQFMPLRARLAIDYLLEHFAKWPNE from the coding sequence ATGGATAGTTTTGAAGGTATATTTGAATTTGTTGCCGTTGCCGAAAGCGGTGGTTTTTCAGCCGCGGCTAAGAAGTTAGGTTGTTCCACCAGCCACATTAGCCGACAAGTATCGCGATTAGAAGAACGCTTAGGCTCGCGATTGCTTGCCCGCACCACGCGACAAATCAGCTTGACTGAAAACGGTGAGTTTTATTACCAGCAATGCAAATATCTAGTAAATGGCTTACAACAGGCTAATGAACAAGTTACTCAGCAGCAGTATCAACTAAACGGAACTCTGAGAGTCAGTGCTGCAGGGGGCTTTGCTGAGAATTTTGTCGCTCCCGCGCTTATGACGTTTGCCAAAGACCACCCTGAGCTTTCCATTGATATCGACTTTAATAGTCGCATGGTTAACTTTATAGAAGACGGCATAGACTTTGCGATTCGTTATGGCGAATTAAATGATTCAAACCTTATCGCGCGAAAACTAATTAGTCGCTCTATGATGCTTGTTGCGAGTCCTGACTATTTGGCCAAGTACGGTACACCAAATCACCCGAATCAATTAAAAAGTCATCGCTGCATTTTGGCAAACAGTGACCACTGGACCTTTAATATTGATGGGATTAAGCAAAGCATTAAAGTCAGTGGTAATTGGCAAAGTAACAATTCAAATGTGGTGCTTGATGCGTGTGAACAAGGTTTAGGCATAGCCTACATGCCAGACAGCACCTTCACGAAGTCAATTAAACAAAAAAAATTAGTGCCAATATTAGCCCCCTATTGCATTACTGGCGCAACAAGTTGGATTGTGTATCAAAACAAACAATTTATGCCACTGCGTGCACGCCTTGCGATCGATTATTTATTAGAACACTTCGCTAAATGGCCAAATGAATAA